A window of the Brassica napus cultivar Da-Ae chromosome C5, Da-Ae, whole genome shotgun sequence genome harbors these coding sequences:
- the LOC106419653 gene encoding ras-related protein RABG3e-like gives MPHGGRQLFDRETIWDTAGQERFQSLGVAFYRGADCCVLVYDVNSAKSFEDLNNWREEFLIQASPSDPENFPFVVIGNKIDVDGGNSRVLSEKKARAWCASKGNIPYYETSAKDAMKSGKEEEM, from the exons atgccccacggtgggcgccaactgtttgatcgggAAACG ataTGGGACACGGCTGGTCAGGAAAGGTTCCAGAGCCTTGGTGTAGCTTTTTATCGCGGTGCTGATTGCTGTGTACTTGTCTATGATGTCAATTCCGCTAAATCATTTGAGGATCTCAATAACTGGAGGGAAGAGTTTCTGATCCAG GCAAGTCCGTCGGATCCAGAGAACTTTCCCTTTGTTGTCATCGGTAATAAAATCGATGTGGATGGTGGAAACAGTCGGGTGTTATCAGAGAAGAAAGCTCGAGCTTGGTGTGCTTCAAAAGGAAACATTCCATACTATGAAACCTCTGCCAAAGATGCAATGAAGAGTGGCAAAGAGGAAGAAAtgtaa
- the BNAA04G05230D gene encoding uncharacterized protein BNAA04G05230D: MKQQRDLVVVFFVLFSFLLFVNLSEGRSGGSAEEYWKKMMKDEPLPGPIKEHLNNPFRTGQERFVKDFNTKSIVIIYHNPNV; this comes from the exons ATGAAGCAACAACGTGACTTGGTCGTCGTCTTCTTTGTCCTTTTCAGCTTTCTCCTG TTTGTGAATCTGAGTGAAGGAAGATCAGGAGGAAGTGCAGAAGAATattggaagaagatgatgaaggatGAGCCATTACCTGGACCAATCAAAGAGCATCTCAACAATCCATTTAGGACAGGACAAGAGAGGTTCGTCAAAGATTTCAACACCAAGTCTATCGTCATCATCTACCACAATCCTAATGTATAa
- the BNAA04G05210D gene encoding uncharacterized protein BNAA04G05210D produces the protein MKQQRDLVVVFFVLFSFLLFVNLSEGRSGGSAEEYWKKMMKDEPLPEPIKYLLNNPFRTGQERFVKDFDTKSIVIIYHNPNV, from the exons ATGAAGCAACAACGTGACTTGGTCGTCGTCTTCTTTGTCCTTTTCAGCTTTCTCCTG TTTGTGAATCTGAGTGAAGGAAGATCGGGAGGAAGTGCAGAAGAATattggaagaagatgatgaaggatGAGCCATTACCTGAACCAATCAAATATCTTCTCAACAATCCATTTAGGACAGGACAAGAGAGGTTCGTCAAAGATTTCGACACCAAGTCTATCGTCATCATCTACCACAATCCTAATGTATAa
- the LOC106419676 gene encoding uncharacterized protein LOC106419676, giving the protein MCLPLCISLLHIILCRHLQFMMLLLLMSLLPDIHPALMVPSDAPYAQYCKNLLRQPGRKDRPPNTYWFKTDNVLERSVSDTIKGLIHRTTFGQVFCEKMALVYWRQQAVKKALNDKAKLRLKNIISYWNEKWLEIGNDAKPIYISDNVWSSPDDD; this is encoded by the exons ATGTGCCTCCCCCTCTGTATAAGCCTCCTCCACATCATCCTCTGCAGACACCTCCAGTTCATGATGCTCCTCCTTCTCATGAGCCTGCTCCCGGACATACATCCGGCTTTGATGGTGCCATCCGATGCTCCCTATGCTCAGTACTGCAAAAATCTCCTCCGACAGCCTGGCCGAAAAGATCGACCGCCTAACACTTATTG gTTCAAGACAGACAATGTTCTAGAACGAAGCGTTTCAGACACCATCAAGGGTCTCATACACCGGACCACATTCGGACAAGttttttgcg aaaaaatGGCATTGGTCTATTGGCGTCAACAAGCGGTGAAGAAGGCGTTAAATGATAAGGCAAAGCTTCGCCTCAAAAACATTATTTCCTACTGGAATGAGAAGTGGCTGGAAATTGGAAATGATGCAAAGCCCATCTACATCTCCGATAACGTTTGGAGCAGCCCGGATGACGATTGA